One genomic window of Manihot esculenta cultivar AM560-2 chromosome 16, M.esculenta_v8, whole genome shotgun sequence includes the following:
- the LOC110603290 gene encoding uncharacterized protein LOC110603290: MIIALKAKDKLGFINGKCKMPEQNDKNYEEWQKTDNVVMSWILNTLSKELAEIFLYATNAYELWEELKERFRDSNGPLMYQLMKEINNVSQANINLMIYYTKLKKLWDEYAYLEPILVCDYGTAKLFADIEGKHKLMQFLMGLNETYDHIRNQILIMEPCVNKAYPMILRIEKQREAQNEEAENSVMAAKVSESNKDRTWRTQYKKKDDRTCIYCKATGYVKETCFKLNGYLDWFNKLKQKKAKGKGNVAAQVYETPLNCDDNHIQNKAEWNMESLIQEMMKYMKNHSQGTTGSNDANCVNYTGFQRLSFNKSKITSTIPFELIHVDLWGPYSVISVSNARYVLTIVDDYTTTFLILTEFIAMINNHFHKSLKNLRSNKGTEFVNQDCSKWLKKKGIIH, from the exons ATGATCATCGCATTAAAAGCAAAGGACAAGCTAGGATTCATAAACGGCAAATGCAAAATGCCAGaacaaaatgataaaaattatgaagaaTGGCAGAAGACTGATAACGTGGTAATGTCTTGGATCTTGAATACTCTTTCAAAAGAACTGGCTGAAATTTTTCTTTATGCTACAAATGCCTATGAATTGTGGGAAGAACTAAAGGAAAGATTTAGAGATAGTAATGGTCCCTTAATGTACCAATTAATGAAGGAAATCAATAACGTTAGTCAAGCAAACATCAATCTCATGATATATtacacaaaattaaaaaaattatgggatGAATATGCATATTTAGAACCAATTCTTGTGTGTGATTATGGTACAGCAAAGTTATTTGCTGATATAGAAGGTAAACACAAATTAATGCAATTCTTGATGGGTCTAAATGAGACATATGACCATATAAGGAATCAGATCCTCATCATGGAACCCTGTGTAAACAAGGCCTATCCCATGATCTTAAGGATTGAAAAGCAGAGAGAAGCACAAAACGAAGAAGCTGAAAACAGTGTAATGGCAGCAAAGGTCTCAGAAAGCAACAAAGATAGAACATGGAGAACTCAATACAAGAAAAAAGATGACAGAACATGCATTTACTGCAAAGCCACAGGATATGTAAAGGAAACTTGCTTCAAGCTCAATGGATATCTAGATTGGTTCAATAAACTCAAACAGAAAAAGGCCAAAGGAAAAGGTAATGTTGCGGCTCAAGTGTATGAAACACCTCTAAACTGTGATGACAACCATATTCAGAACAAAGCTGAGTGGAACATGGAGTCATTAATACAAGAAATGATGAAGTACATGAAGAATCATAGCCAAGGTACTACTGGCAGCAATGATGCCAACTGTGTGAATTACACTGGATTT CAAAGATTGAGTTTCAATAAAAGCAAGATCACTTCTACAATACCATTTGAGCTAATTCATGTAGACCTTTGGGGTCCATATTCAGTAATTTCAGTTTCAAATGCAAGATATGTATTGACCATAGTTGATGATTACACTACAACATTTCTTATATTGACAGAGTTCATTGCCATGATCAACAACCATTTTCATAAATCACTGAAGAACTTGAGATCAAATAAAGGGACAGAATTTGTAAATCAAGATTGTAGCAAATGGTTGAAGAAAAAGGGCATTATCCATTAG
- the LOC110603002 gene encoding probable pectinesterase/pectinesterase inhibitor 12, which produces MALSAILKLLLLLQLLSSIFFPSILALEKPSANSLDTHLSSLRNFCKGRPYPDACFDSLKLSISININPNILSFLLHSLQAALSEAGKLTNLLSTAGRSNIIEKQRGAIQDCKELHQITISSLQRSVSRIQAGGSQKLADARAYLSAALTNKNTCLEGLDSATGPLKPVLVNSLISTYKHVSNSLSMIPSPSNGHKNRRLLGFPKWVSKKDVKILQSDVDEYDPSEIFTVAADGTGNFTTISDAINFAPNNSYDRVIILIREGVYEENVEIPSYKTNIVLIGDGSNLTFITGNRSVDDGWTTFRSATLAVSGEGFLARDLAIENTAGPQKHQAVALRISADLAAMYRCTITGYQDTLYVHSFRQFYRECDIFGTIDYIFGNAAVVFQACNIVSQMPMPGQFTVITAQSRDTPDEDTGISIQNCSILATGDLYSNSASVKSYLGRPWRVYSRTVFLESYIDDFIDPTGWTNWSGDEGLESLYYGEYENYGPGSAVDNRVTWPGYHVMDDYDAYNFTVSYFITGDEWLDSTSFPYDDGI; this is translated from the exons ATGGCTCTCTCCGCCATTCTCAAGCTGTTGCTTCTCCTCCAGCTCCTTTCTTCAATCTTCTTCCCTTCCATATTGGCTCTCGAGAAACCTTCTGCAAATTCTCTCGACACTCATCTCTCTTCTCTAAGAAACTTCTGCAAAGGCAGACCGTACCCAGATGCTTGTTTTGATTCGTTAAAGCTTTCCATTTCTATTAACATTAATCCAAACATCCTCAGCTTTCTCCTCCACTCGCTTCAAGCTGCGTTATCAGAGGCTGGAAAGCTAACAAATCTATTATCAACTGCTGGCAGATCAAATATCATTGAGAAACAAAGAGGGGCAATCCAAGATTGCAAAGAACTCCATCAAATCACAATATCTTCTTTACAAAGATCAGTTTCAAGAATCCAAGCAGGCGGCTCTCAAAAACTAGCTGATGCAAGAGCCTACCTCAGTGCAGCACTCACAAACAAGAACACTTGTTTAGAGGGACTAGATTCTGCAACTGGTCCATTGAAACCAGTCCTTGTGAATTCATTGATTAGTACATACAAGCATGTGAGTAACTCTCTTTCAATGATCCCAAGTCCTAGCAATGGTCACAAGAATCGCCGCCTCTTGGGATTTCCAAAATGGGTTTCGAAAAAAGATGTCAAGATCTTACAGAGTGATGTTGATGAATATGACCCAAGTGAAATATTTACAGTAGCTGCAGATGGAACTGGGAATTTCACTACCATCTCTGACGCCATAAACTTTGCTCCAAATAACAGCTATGATAGAGTCATCATCCTTATCAGAGAAGGAGTATATGAAGAGAATGTAGAAATTCCTAGCTACAAGACTAATATTGTTCTTATTGGAGATGGAAGTAATCTTACATTCATTACTGGTAACAGAAGTGTAGATGATGGCTGGACAACTTTCAGATCTGCAACTCTTG CTGTCTCTGGTGAGGGTTTCTTGGCACGGGATCTAGCCATTGAAAACACAGCAGGACCACAGAAGCACCAAGCTGTAGCTCTTCGCATAAGCGCAGACCTTGCAGCAATGTACAGATGCACCATCACTGGTTACCAAGACACATTATACGTGCACTCATTCCGACAGTTTTATCGCGAATGCGACATCTTTGGGACCATAGACTACATATTTGGCAATGCTGCAGTAGTTTTCCAAGCTTGCAACATCGTATCTCAAATGCCAATGCCCGGACAATTCACTGTTATTACAGCCCAGTCTAGAGATACCCCAGATGAGGATACAGGAATTTCGATACAGAATTGTTCTATTCTTGCTACAGGTGATTTATACTCCAATTCTGCAAGTGTTAAAAGCTACCTTGGCAGGCCATGGAGGGTCTACTCTCGGACAGTGTTTCTTGAATCCTACATAGATGATTTCATTGATCCGACAGGTTGGACAAATTGGTCTGGTGATGAAGGGCTGGAGAGTTTGTATTATGGAGAGTATGAGAATTATGGGCCTGGTTCTGCTGTGGATAATAGAGTTACTTGGCCTGGATATCATGTGATGGATGATTATGATGCATATAATTTTACTGTATCATATTTTATCACTGGTGATGAGTGGCTTGATTCCACTTCATTTCCTTATGATGATGGGATTTAA
- the LOC110603138 gene encoding putative pectinesterase/pectinesterase inhibitor 45, whose product MVFQDFDKISERRRLEREQKFRKRITIAFIALVVLLILIAAGIFVIITENKAKKAAKQNDHEHPETAKKAGNIERVIKNACNSTSYKDTCIKSLNRAVQKNPSESNPKELLRLSIQATDDEFETVLDKASSLKFVNPREKAAFDDCKELIETAKEELKDSISHASSEVDMFTKNEPELNNWLSAVMSYQQTCIDGFPEGKIKTDVENIFESAKELTSNSLAMVSALALFLQSFRTTRRLLAKEPISSFMHEDGLPSWISHEERRMLKPPAEEAEEKLKPTVVVAQDGSGKFKTISAALAAIPAKYNGRYVIYVKAGVYAETVTVTKKMVNVTIYGDGSKKSIVTGNKNFADGVQTFRTATFAALGEGFMAKAMGFRNTAGPQKHQAVAVRVQSDRAIFLNCRFEGYQDTLYVQAHRQYYRNCVILGTIDFVFGDGTAILQNCQLLLRKPMENQQNIVTAQGRIDPHETTGIVIQSCRIGPNQDLVPAKAKVKSYLGRPWKEYSRTIIMESTIEDVIQPDGWMPWEGDKGLKTLYYAEFNNKGPGSKTDARVKWPGFHLINKQEANKFTIEPFLQGDWITAMGAPVHFGLY is encoded by the exons ATGGTATTTCaggattttgataaaatttccgAGAGGAGAAGATTAGAAAGGGAACAAAAATTTAGAAAGAGGATCACCATTGCTTTTATTGCCCTTGTTGTTcttcttattttaattgctgCTGGAATTTTTGTCATTATTACTGAAAACAAAGCCAAGAAAGCCGCCAAACAAAATGACCATGAACATCCGGAAACTGCTAAGAAGGCCGGAAACATAGAAAGAGTTATTAAAAATGCATGTAATTCCACTAGTTACAAGGACACTTGCATAAAATCTCTCAATAGGGCAGTGCAAAAGAATCCTTCCGAATCTAATCCTAAAGAACTTCTCAGGTTATCTATTCAAGCTACTGATGATGAGTTTGAAACTGTTTTAGACAAGGCTTCGTCGTTGAAATTTGTAAACCCACGAGAGAAAGCAGCGTTTGATGATTGTAAAGAGTTGATTGAGACTGCTAAAGAAGAGTTGAAGGATTCTATTTCTCATGCAAGTTCTGAAGTAGACATGTTTACGAAAAATGAACCTGAGTTGAACAATTGGCTCAGTGCTGTTATGTCTTATCAACAAACTTGTATTGATGGATTTCCTGAAGGGAAAATAAAGACTGatgttgaaaatatttttgagtCTGCAAAGGAACTTACGAGTAATTCACTTGCGATGGTCTCTGCATTGGCCTTGTTCCTTCAATCATTTCGTACGACTCGTCGACTTCTGGCAAAAGAACCCATTTCTTCTTTCATGCATGAAGATGGCCTTCCAAGCTGGATCAGCCATGAAGAACGACGGATGTTGAAGCCTCCTGCTGAGGAGGCTGAAGAAAAGCTAAAACCAACCGTTGTCGTCGCTCAAGATGGTAGCGGAAAATTTAAAACAATATCTGCTGCTTTGGCAGCTATCCCAGCAAAATATAATGGACG GTATGTGATCTATGTTAAAGCAGGAGTTTATGCTGAAACAGTGACAGTGACAAAGAAGATGGTGAATGTCACCATCTATGGAGATGGATCAAAGAAGAGTATTGTCACTGGAAACAAAAATTTTGCAGATGGAGTTCAAACTTTTAGAACCGCAACTTTTG CGGCTTTAGGAGAAGGATTTATGGCGAAAGCAATGGGATTCAGAAACACTGCAGGCCCACAAAAGCATCAAGCGGTGGCCGTCAGAGTTCAATCTGATCGTGCAATATTCCTGAACTGCCGTTTTGAGGGCTACCAAGATACTTTATACGTACAAGCTCACCGGCAATATTACAGAAACTGTGTCATTCTCGGAACCATTGATTTCGTCTTCGGTGACGGAACAGCCATCTTACAGAACTGCCAACTTCTTTTAAGGAAACCAATGGAAAACCAACAGAACATAGTTACAGCACAAGGTAGAATTGATCCACATGAAACGACAGGAATCGTTATTCAGAGTTGTCGGATTGGGCCAAACCAGGATCTGGTTCCTGCTAAGGCAAAAGTGAAGAGTTACCTTGGAAGACCATGGAAAGAGTATTCAAGAACCATTATAATGGAATCAACAATCGAAGACGTGATTCAGCCTGATGGGTGGATGCCATGGGAGGGAGACAAAGGATTGAAGACACTTTACTATGCAGAGTTCAACAACAAAGGACCTGGTTCAAAAACCGATGCTAGAGTAAAATGGCCTGGATTTCATTTGATCAATAAACAAGAAGCCAACAAGTTTACAATAGAACCATTCTTGCAAGGAGATTGGATTACTGCCATGGGAGCTCCTGTTCACTTTGGCTTATATTAA
- the LOC110602823 gene encoding pectinesterase: protein MGLLHLIVFWLLGSALEATVSCGAVNFQARIQSECSFTRFPSLCRNTLMELRDHSTVHVVSALVNKTISETRLPSSYFQTLSSQLETHDAHLAKSVTGYCENLMKMSLKQLDKSLLALKESPKKNKNDIQTWLSAALTFQQACKDSADSLGLPAGEVNSQISSKMDYLSQLVSNPLALVNRITSNSVKLKNNTRTRHLGEEVEDFPKWVSARDRKLLQSGTIKANAVVAKDGTGNYKTISEAIEAASGGRFVIYVKSGVYKEKIRTNKDGITLIGDGKYSTIITGDDSVTGGSSMPASATFTITGDGFIARDIGFHNTAGPQGQQALALHIASDHSVLYRCSIAGYQDTLYALALRQFYRECDIYGTIDFIFGNAAAVFQNCYLVLRRPKGGAYNVILANGRTDPGQNTGFSIQNCRITASSDFSPVKHNFNSYLGRPWQPYSRSVIMESNIDDAISSRGWIEWPDAKSYGKTLYFAEYLNTGPGAGTSNRVTWPGFHVVGAQEAVKFTVGNFIDGASWLPSTGVTFVSGLQ from the exons ATGGGCCTGCTGCATTTAATTGTTTTTTGGCTACTAGGTTCTGCCTTAGAGGCCACGGTGTCTTGTGGTGCTGTCAATTTCCAAGCACGAATCCAAAGCGAATGCAGCTTTACTAGATTTCCAAGCCTGTGTCGGAATACGTTGATGGAGTTGAGGGATCATAGTACTGTTCATGTTGTGTCTGCTCTTGTTAACAAGACTATCTCGGAGACCAGGCTGCCAAGCTCTTACTTCCAAACTCTCAGCTCCCAATTGGAAACCCATGATGCTCATCTCGCCAAATCTGTCACAG GTTACTGTGAAAATCTCATGAAGATGTCTCTCAAACAGTTGGACAAGTCGCTGTTGGCGCTGAAAGAATCTCCAAAAAAGAACAAGAACGACATCCAGACCTGGCTAAGTGCAGCTTTGACCTTCCAGCAAGCCTGCAAAGATTCTGCCGACAGTCTTGGTCTTCCGGCCGGTGAGGTCAACTCTCAGATTTCGAGTAAAATGGATTATCTCTCTCAATTGGTCAGCAACCCTTTAGCTCTCGTCAACAGGATTACTAGCAACAGTGTTAAGCTTAAAAACAACACGAGAACTCGACATCTAGGCGAGGAAGTGGAAGATTTTCCAAAGTGGGTATCGGCGAGAGATCGAAAACTCCTCCAAAGTGGCACAATCAAGGCGAATGCTGTGGTTGCAAAAGACGGAACAGGCAACTATAAAACGATTTCAGAAGCAATCGAAGCGGCAAGTGGAGGTCGGTTTGTGATTTATGTGAAGTCAGGAGTTTACAAGGAGAAAATTCGCACCAATAAAGATGGTATTACTTTGATCGGAGACGGTAAATACTCCACCATTATTACTGGTGATGACAGTGTTACCGGAGGTTCTTCTATGCCTGCCTCTGCCACTTTCA CAATTACAGGCGATGGATTCATAGCTCGTGACATTGGATTTCACAACACAGCAGGACCTCAAGGACAACAAGCGTTGGCTTTACACATCGCCTCCGATCATTCGGTTCTATACAGATGCAGCATCGCAGGCTACCAAGACACCTTATATGCACTTGCACTCCGGCAATTCTACAGAGAATGCGACATTTATGGCACAATAGACTTCATTTTCGGCAACGCAGCTGCTGTTTTCCAGAATTGCTACTTggtgcttcggcggccgaaaggaggAGCCTACAATGTAATTCTAGCCAATGGAAGGACAGATCCTGGACAGAACACCGGCTTTTCTATTCAGAACTGTAGAATCACAGCGAGCTCCGATTTTTCTCCGGTTAAGCACAACTTCAACTCGTATCTTGGAAGGCCCTGGCAGCCGTATTCGAGATCAGTCATCATGGAATCTAATATCGATGATGCTATTTCATCAAGGGGCTGGATCGAGTGGCCTGATGCAAAGTCCTACGGAAAAACACTATATTTTGCAGAGTACTTGAATACAGGCCCTGGAGCTGGAACCTCTAACAGAGTAACATGGCCTGGATTTCATGTTGTTGGAGCTCAGGAGGCTGTCAAGTTTACTGTTGGTAATTTTATTGATGGAGCTTCTTGGCTGCCTTCTACTGGAGTAACTTTTGTCTCTGGTCTCCAGTGA
- the LOC110603895 gene encoding protein misato homolog 1 isoform X1, with translation MREIVTVQVGGFANFIGSHFWNFQDELLGLGADHGSDTVFRNHHQFLNMDVLYRNGETQQGVLTYTPRLVSINSQGSLGSMSSHGTLYNEGSSTPLEVTTWTGSISTCASEPHKKNLFLQSLYEEGLEDLKLASSNERDTERGIQDKDIVESLESSVQFWTDFSKVHYHPQSLYELCGLWMDTEEFDNYGAGREIYSGGLRGEEISERLRFFVEECDRIQGFQFIVDDSGGFSALASDLLESIADEYTNTPILLYCVRAPSSHMNPISRKQAIARNIHDAISFSKLSSFCELIVPIGLPSLSRSKASTYLCVEDKKPYHSSAVYAAALHSISLPFRMEPLGPTADSCYVSGAVDVYELVQMLTGHDRRNMVTILDAAMPVPPLSGKQFEQSLLRNLQPLTPETADREDLQAVESMIVHGALGSEGSQPSVSEVTDTVNGAYEHSSTRPKFCHLSVALCPLPIPLPFPSIFGNLVGQRGELLSSPIPGSSSRGSLDVHSIPMAARLRSSNAILPFLENRLLNLRRYGIDRGAPATELLRSWGFARDELEDMEETLCKMVATLDDRYQLSSDSD, from the exons ATGAGGGAGATAGTGACTGTTCAAGTTGGTGGGTTTGCAAACTTCATTGGCTCTCATTTCTGGAACTTCCAG GATGAGTTACTTGGGCTGGGTGCGGATCATGGTAGTGATACAGTATTCAGGAACCATCATCAATTTTTGAACATGGATGTGCTCTACCGTAATGGTGAAACACAACAG GGTGTTCTTACTTATACTCCTCGCTTGGTTTCCATAAACAGTCAAG GGTCCCTTGGATCTATGAGTTCACATGGTACACTGTATAATGAGGGTTCATCAACGCCATTAGAAGTTACCACATG GACAGGCAGCATTTCCACTTGTGCGTCTGAACCTCATAAGAAGAATCTGTTCTTGCAAAGTTTGTATGAAGAAGGTTTAGAAGACTTGAAGCTCGCGAGCAGCAACGAAAGAGACACTGAAAGAGGAATTCAGGATAAGGACATAGTTGAAAGTTTAGAAAGTAGTGTCCAGTTTTGGACAGACTTCTCAAAAGTGCACTATCATCCGCAGAGTTTATATGAATTATGTGGATTATGGATGGACACAGAGGAATTTGACAATTATGGAGCTGGAAGAGAGATCTATTCTGGGGGTTTACGAGGGGAAGAAATAAGTGAAAGGCTTCGTTTTTTTGTAGAAGAGTGTGACCGTATTCAG GGTTTTCAATTTATTGTTGATGATTCAGGAGGCTTCTCGGCTCTGGCTTCTGACCTTTTGGAGAGTATTGCAGATGAGTACACTAATACACCAATTTTGCTCTATTGTGTGAGAGCTCCTAGTTCTCACATGAACCCAATAAGCCGGAAGCAAGCAATTGCCAGGAATATTCATGATGCAATTTCATTCTCAAAACTATCATCTTTCTGTGAATTGATTGTGCCAATTGGTTTACCGTCTCTAAGCCGAA GTAAAGCTTCCACATACCTGTGCGTTGAAGATAAGAAGCCTTATCACAGTAGTGCAGTTTATGCTGCTGCTTTACACTCCATTAGTCTCCCCTTCCGCATGGAACCACTTGGACCCACTGCAGACTCTTGTTATGTTTCTGGTGCTGTTGATGTTTATGAGCTCGTACAGATGTTAACAGGGCATGATAGGCGGAATATGGTGACTATTCTTGATGCTGCAATGCCTGTGCCTCCTTTATCCG GGAAACAATTCGAGCAATCCTTGTTAAGGAATTTGCAGCCATTGACACCAGAAACAGCAGATAGGGAAGATCTTCAGGCAGTGGAATCCATGATTGTTCATGGAGCCCTTGGTTCAG AAGGTTCGCAGCCTTCAGTCTCTGAAGTGACAGATACAGTTAATGGGGCTTATGAACATTCATCGACACGGCCAAAGTTCTGCCATCTATCGGTTGCTCTATGCCCCCTTCCCATACCGTTGCCATTTCCTTCAATATTTGGGAATCTGGTTGGCCAGCGTGGTGAGCTCTTGAGCAGCCCAATCCCAGGTTCCTCATCAAGGGGTTCACTTGATGTCCATTCCATACCTATGGCAGCTAGACTCCGTTCGAGCAATGCTATCTTGCCATTTTTGGAGAACAGATTGTTAAATCTTCGTAGATATGGAATAGATCGAGGAGCACCCGCGACCGAGTTACTTAGAAGCTGGGGCTTCGCAAGGGATGAATTAGAAGACATGGAAGAAACACTGTGTAAAATGGTCGCAACTCTCGATGATCGTTATCAGCTTTCATCAGACTCGGATTAA
- the LOC110603895 gene encoding protein misato homolog 1 isoform X2, with protein MSSHGTLYNEGSSTPLEVTTWTGSISTCASEPHKKNLFLQSLYEEGLEDLKLASSNERDTERGIQDKDIVESLESSVQFWTDFSKVHYHPQSLYELCGLWMDTEEFDNYGAGREIYSGGLRGEEISERLRFFVEECDRIQGFQFIVDDSGGFSALASDLLESIADEYTNTPILLYCVRAPSSHMNPISRKQAIARNIHDAISFSKLSSFCELIVPIGLPSLSRSKASTYLCVEDKKPYHSSAVYAAALHSISLPFRMEPLGPTADSCYVSGAVDVYELVQMLTGHDRRNMVTILDAAMPVPPLSGKQFEQSLLRNLQPLTPETADREDLQAVESMIVHGALGSEGSQPSVSEVTDTVNGAYEHSSTRPKFCHLSVALCPLPIPLPFPSIFGNLVGQRGELLSSPIPGSSSRGSLDVHSIPMAARLRSSNAILPFLENRLLNLRRYGIDRGAPATELLRSWGFARDELEDMEETLCKMVATLDDRYQLSSDSD; from the exons ATGAGTTCACATGGTACACTGTATAATGAGGGTTCATCAACGCCATTAGAAGTTACCACATG GACAGGCAGCATTTCCACTTGTGCGTCTGAACCTCATAAGAAGAATCTGTTCTTGCAAAGTTTGTATGAAGAAGGTTTAGAAGACTTGAAGCTCGCGAGCAGCAACGAAAGAGACACTGAAAGAGGAATTCAGGATAAGGACATAGTTGAAAGTTTAGAAAGTAGTGTCCAGTTTTGGACAGACTTCTCAAAAGTGCACTATCATCCGCAGAGTTTATATGAATTATGTGGATTATGGATGGACACAGAGGAATTTGACAATTATGGAGCTGGAAGAGAGATCTATTCTGGGGGTTTACGAGGGGAAGAAATAAGTGAAAGGCTTCGTTTTTTTGTAGAAGAGTGTGACCGTATTCAG GGTTTTCAATTTATTGTTGATGATTCAGGAGGCTTCTCGGCTCTGGCTTCTGACCTTTTGGAGAGTATTGCAGATGAGTACACTAATACACCAATTTTGCTCTATTGTGTGAGAGCTCCTAGTTCTCACATGAACCCAATAAGCCGGAAGCAAGCAATTGCCAGGAATATTCATGATGCAATTTCATTCTCAAAACTATCATCTTTCTGTGAATTGATTGTGCCAATTGGTTTACCGTCTCTAAGCCGAA GTAAAGCTTCCACATACCTGTGCGTTGAAGATAAGAAGCCTTATCACAGTAGTGCAGTTTATGCTGCTGCTTTACACTCCATTAGTCTCCCCTTCCGCATGGAACCACTTGGACCCACTGCAGACTCTTGTTATGTTTCTGGTGCTGTTGATGTTTATGAGCTCGTACAGATGTTAACAGGGCATGATAGGCGGAATATGGTGACTATTCTTGATGCTGCAATGCCTGTGCCTCCTTTATCCG GGAAACAATTCGAGCAATCCTTGTTAAGGAATTTGCAGCCATTGACACCAGAAACAGCAGATAGGGAAGATCTTCAGGCAGTGGAATCCATGATTGTTCATGGAGCCCTTGGTTCAG AAGGTTCGCAGCCTTCAGTCTCTGAAGTGACAGATACAGTTAATGGGGCTTATGAACATTCATCGACACGGCCAAAGTTCTGCCATCTATCGGTTGCTCTATGCCCCCTTCCCATACCGTTGCCATTTCCTTCAATATTTGGGAATCTGGTTGGCCAGCGTGGTGAGCTCTTGAGCAGCCCAATCCCAGGTTCCTCATCAAGGGGTTCACTTGATGTCCATTCCATACCTATGGCAGCTAGACTCCGTTCGAGCAATGCTATCTTGCCATTTTTGGAGAACAGATTGTTAAATCTTCGTAGATATGGAATAGATCGAGGAGCACCCGCGACCGAGTTACTTAGAAGCTGGGGCTTCGCAAGGGATGAATTAGAAGACATGGAAGAAACACTGTGTAAAATGGTCGCAACTCTCGATGATCGTTATCAGCTTTCATCAGACTCGGATTAA